The Planctomycetaceae bacterium genome includes the window CGCCAGTTTTCGGCCGTCCTGTACGCGCCAGACAAAGACTCCCTTACCATCCGTTCCCAGGGCCACTAACTCAGAGCTTGGGCTAAAGGCAGATGCTACGCCCCATCCTTGCGCGAAGCGGCGGATGTTTGCGAGCGAATCTGGGCGCATCAAAGCGAAGTCACCCGAAGCAACTATCGCGATCGTTTTCTGATCTGGAGATAGTTCCAAATGCTGTACCAATTCATTAAACCCCCGCTGAGATGGAAAGACAGCGGGGCTTGCCGTTGTTTGCTGGGACAGCAAATCTACGCATATGACCGCCGTTCGCGTTGAACCCCAGCGGGCATTGATCCAATGATCATACACCAGGACATTGGTTCCAAGTGCGGCATGCCTCATTGTCCTGTCCTGCAAGCTCACCACATTCCTGGCTTTGGCCTCGCCCTTGGAACAGGTATATAGAACACCTTGCCGGGTTATCCATGAGACTT containing:
- a CDS encoding WD40 repeat domain-containing protein produces the protein MTIPAEGIVGEVTAIAETADHSRLFWGNAVGTVKSMSYANGRVDVVKRGHSEHDRVLDIRQQQGDEVSWITRQGVLYTCSKGEAKARNVVSLQDRTMRHAALGTNVLVYDHWINARWGSTRTAVICVDLLSQQTTASPAVFPSQRGFNELVQHLELSPDQKTIAIVASGDFALMRPDSLANIRRFAQGWGVASAFSPSSELVALGTDGKGVFVWRVQDGRKLATFTLDKAATLHALAFSGEDTIYAASGPTSELYQLSVSTGEVRAIGQFPGTVKLFFSQAKRTLFVGKQDGSIMPVPVQRIVGR